From one candidate division WOR-3 bacterium genomic stretch:
- a CDS encoding 2'-5' RNA ligase family protein gives MKTGRTEEVFSLWLMPAGEIADQLLSLIVRLSHEHSTQKFEPHITLIGELSLPKATAIAMTREIALQIEPFDVKLNEVEHDDRYFRCVFIKADKTPELMRANSVARAVFGQEENEEYMPHLSLVYGNFDSQMRKRVIRSTGNKMKIVFPAREICLYYTGGRPAGWYCLSRIPCGRNNL, from the coding sequence GTGAAAACAGGCAGGACAGAAGAAGTATTCTCACTTTGGCTCATGCCAGCGGGAGAAATCGCCGATCAGCTGCTTTCCCTGATCGTAAGATTAAGCCACGAACACTCAACCCAAAAATTCGAACCACACATTACATTGATTGGAGAACTTAGCCTCCCCAAAGCCACGGCCATAGCCATGACAAGAGAAATAGCTTTGCAGATAGAGCCTTTCGATGTCAAGCTCAATGAAGTCGAACATGATGACCGCTACTTCAGATGCGTTTTCATCAAAGCCGACAAGACACCGGAACTAATGCGAGCCAATTCAGTGGCGCGTGCGGTCTTTGGACAAGAGGAGAATGAAGAATACATGCCCCATCTGAGTCTGGTATATGGAAATTTCGATTCTCAGATGAGAAAGAGAGTCATCCGAAGCACAGGGAATAAGATGAAGATCGTATTCCCCGCACGGGAAATTTGTCTGTATTACACGGGTGGTAGACCGGCGGGTTGGTATTGCCTCTCAAGAATTCCGTGCGGTCGAAACAATCTGTAG
- a CDS encoding rubrerythrin family protein produces MGKSIKGTKTEKNLLAAFAGESQARNRYTYFASKARKEGFEQISAIFLETAENEKEHAKVFFKYLEGGDVEITAGYPAGVIADTRTNLEEAAAGEKMEWSSIYADSAKVAKEEGFSDVAVSFEQIAKVEKFHESRYRKLINNIADSEVFKKKTPVKWHCRNCGYIHEGPEAPKECPACKHPQSYYEVLAENF; encoded by the coding sequence ATGGGTAAATCAATAAAAGGTACAAAGACCGAGAAGAATTTGCTGGCTGCTTTTGCCGGTGAATCGCAAGCCAGGAACCGGTACACTTACTTCGCTTCAAAGGCCCGTAAAGAGGGGTTCGAGCAGATCAGCGCGATATTCCTGGAAACAGCCGAAAATGAAAAAGAGCATGCCAAGGTTTTTTTCAAGTATCTCGAAGGTGGTGACGTTGAGATCACTGCCGGTTATCCGGCCGGTGTCATTGCTGACACCAGGACGAATCTCGAGGAAGCCGCTGCCGGTGAGAAAATGGAATGGTCGTCGATCTATGCTGATTCTGCAAAAGTCGCGAAGGAAGAAGGATTCAGTGATGTGGCAGTTTCTTTCGAACAGATCGCCAAAGTCGAAAAGTTCCATGAATCGCGTTACAGAAAACTCATCAACAACATTGCGGATAGCGAAGTGTTCAAGAAGAAAACGCCGGTAAAATGGCACTGCAGGAACTGCGGGTATATCCACGAGGGCCCTGAAGCGCCTAAGGAGTGTCCAGCCTGCAAACATCCGCAATCATACTACGAGGTACTTGCAGAAAATTTCTAA
- a CDS encoding DUF2892 domain-containing protein, whose product MKLNMGSLDRIIRLLITLVIVILLVAGALKGALAVILGIVAIIFFVTSMFGFCPLYVIFGVSTKKK is encoded by the coding sequence ATGAAACTCAATATGGGTTCGTTAGACCGTATCATCAGGTTGCTGATCACCCTGGTAATCGTGATCCTGCTCGTTGCTGGAGCACTGAAAGGGGCTCTGGCTGTCATATTGGGTATTGTCGCGATCATCTTTTTTGTTACCAGCATGTTTGGCTTTTGTCCCCTGTATGTGATCTTCGGTGTTTCGACCAAGAAGAAATAG
- a CDS encoding methyltransferase domain-containing protein, translating into MDDAQKHVHCGLSSKDFLEPEKILCAAQLKKGDSVLDVGCGEGQFALAASRIIGDSGTVYAIDLHEPSINILRGRISSEGICNISAFVADARKHIPLGDSVIDVCLMVNVLHGFAANGEIPGVMHEISRIVRKHGWVVVVDFKKTASSAGPPVAIRLAPHEVEDMFKRYDFVAEKTRDVGPYSYLLILVHQ; encoded by the coding sequence ATGGATGATGCGCAGAAGCACGTACATTGCGGATTATCGAGCAAGGATTTTCTTGAGCCGGAGAAAATACTTTGTGCTGCCCAGCTCAAAAAAGGGGACAGCGTTCTTGATGTCGGATGCGGTGAGGGTCAATTTGCACTTGCCGCATCCAGAATAATCGGCGATTCCGGAACGGTTTATGCAATCGACCTCCATGAACCTTCGATCAATATCCTGAGGGGTAGAATATCATCCGAAGGAATATGCAATATTTCGGCTTTTGTGGCGGATGCAAGAAAACACATTCCGCTGGGCGATAGCGTCATTGATGTATGTCTTATGGTCAATGTCCTCCATGGTTTTGCCGCGAACGGGGAGATTCCCGGAGTGATGCACGAAATATCGCGTATCGTTAGGAAGCACGGATGGGTCGTTGTGGTCGATTTTAAGAAAACAGCTAGCAGCGCGGGACCACCGGTGGCGATCAGACTGGCTCCGCATGAAGTAGAGGATATGTTCAAACGATATGATTTTGTTGCGGAAAAGACGCGCGATGTTGGTCCTTACAGCTATCTCCTGATACTCGTTCATCAGTGA
- a CDS encoding DUF4097 family beta strand repeat-containing protein, producing MMSVIATLLITAQVVNPSVSIMVPNALFGFFEKTEEFRETYEVPSGTKLQVHNANGDIKISQWGEDYVEVYAKKKTSHGEEELAKVDIEVVVDDMMKVRTKYLEKDARVSVKYDIKVPKDVVVQEIKTSNGEIEIKGTNGDTRLMTSNGEIYVTDVNGTVSVQTSNGEIEIKRTTAVLEANTSNGEVSVEIYNMPEDGTNISSSNGSIQVYISDELNAGLRAATSIGKVHIKDVELQSRFTATSQTSSVLVGEIGEGGRSINVSTSNGEIRFHRLAE from the coding sequence ATGATGAGCGTAATTGCCACGCTTTTGATAACGGCACAAGTTGTGAATCCATCAGTATCTATCATGGTGCCGAATGCCTTATTCGGGTTTTTCGAGAAAACCGAAGAATTCCGCGAAACCTACGAGGTTCCCTCGGGAACGAAGTTGCAGGTTCATAATGCCAACGGAGACATTAAGATAAGCCAGTGGGGCGAGGATTATGTTGAGGTCTACGCAAAGAAGAAGACCAGCCACGGCGAGGAAGAGCTAGCAAAGGTCGACATCGAGGTCGTTGTCGATGATATGATGAAAGTCCGCACAAAATACCTGGAGAAGGACGCCCGCGTGTCGGTGAAATATGACATCAAGGTTCCTAAAGATGTAGTTGTTCAGGAAATCAAGACCTCAAACGGCGAAATAGAAATCAAGGGCACAAACGGTGATACCAGGTTGATGACTTCCAACGGGGAAATTTACGTGACCGATGTCAATGGAACCGTAAGCGTGCAGACTTCCAACGGTGAAATAGAGATCAAGAGAACAACTGCGGTACTCGAAGCAAATACTTCAAATGGCGAGGTTAGTGTCGAGATCTACAATATGCCCGAAGACGGTACAAACATTTCCTCTAGCAATGGTTCGATTCAAGTTTATATCAGTGATGAGTTGAACGCGGGCCTGAGGGCTGCAACATCGATAGGTAAAGTACACATAAAGGATGTTGAGTTACAATCAAGGTTCACGGCTACTTCTCAGACTTCGTCTGTCCTTGTGGGCGAGATCGGCGAGGGAGGCAGATCGATAAACGTAAGCACTTCGAATGGTGAAATAAGGTTCCACAGACTTGCCGAGTGA
- a CDS encoding DUF885 domain-containing protein: MKISSIAAITLFLCLISMSVSSDLEPLATEIMEEIWSFHPIGSTNLGIHKYDSRMPDYSRKELNFRLNRFKTLREKLDELDTLVLSIDERVDYHLLRASLCDEIFDLEKSKIYDNDPLLYSQACINGVYTIMIRHAESVRGKMVAVTARLDQIPKFLEVARQNLKKPSYVLCDAAINQLTEGEKFIEEIFEYYKDSLVQEERLKLQQAKLQAVASMMSFAYWLEQNQNPHGMFILGEDNYNYKLRNVHLVDMTADSILKIGEYYLELTASMIDSLDRILKPARQEKVVLPSDFGPHSVVEYRIMELSRLRDFVTGSEMVTIPEFVGEIEIVETPGFLAGLVPGAAMMPPGPFDKSRKSYFYNPRLPRRFELADAEYFYNYIYNRWFRGAAVHEAYPGHHLQLSIANNHPSIVRRGFRTYFFVEGWALYCEEIMATSGLYEDTIGALINALEGVRYRAARIIVDVSLQTGVFSYEDALRFLAETFGGSEAYYAREVKRYISNPIQPSSYLVGKLLIIDLIEECKELRGDDFDLKNFHDELLSHGSIPLELHRILMLGGI; this comes from the coding sequence ATGAAAATTTCTTCAATAGCTGCTATAACACTATTTCTCTGTCTTATCTCCATGAGTGTTTCCTCAGATCTTGAGCCGCTGGCAACAGAGATCATGGAAGAAATATGGAGTTTTCATCCAATTGGCTCAACAAATTTAGGCATCCACAAATATGACAGCCGTATGCCGGATTATTCCAGAAAGGAGTTGAATTTTAGGCTGAATAGGTTCAAAACACTTCGAGAGAAACTCGATGAACTGGATACTCTGGTTCTTTCGATCGATGAACGGGTGGACTACCACCTGCTTAGAGCTTCTCTCTGCGATGAAATATTCGACCTCGAAAAAAGCAAAATCTATGACAACGACCCTCTGTTGTATTCGCAGGCATGCATTAATGGTGTTTACACGATCATGATCAGGCACGCCGAATCTGTGAGGGGCAAGATGGTTGCCGTCACTGCCCGTCTCGATCAGATACCGAAATTCCTTGAAGTCGCCAGGCAAAATCTGAAAAAACCATCTTACGTCTTGTGCGACGCGGCAATCAATCAGTTGACTGAGGGTGAGAAGTTCATTGAGGAGATATTTGAATACTACAAGGATTCACTCGTACAGGAAGAGAGACTCAAATTACAGCAGGCAAAGCTGCAGGCGGTCGCGTCGATGATGTCCTTTGCCTACTGGCTTGAGCAGAATCAAAACCCGCATGGGATGTTCATCCTTGGTGAGGACAACTATAACTATAAATTGCGTAATGTACATCTGGTCGACATGACCGCGGACAGCATACTGAAGATCGGTGAGTACTATCTCGAATTGACCGCCTCAATGATTGACAGCCTGGATCGTATCCTCAAACCAGCACGCCAGGAGAAGGTCGTCTTGCCTTCCGATTTCGGTCCACACTCTGTTGTCGAATATCGCATAATGGAATTGAGCCGGCTGCGCGATTTCGTGACCGGGTCGGAAATGGTGACGATACCGGAATTTGTTGGTGAGATAGAGATCGTCGAGACCCCAGGTTTTCTTGCGGGGCTGGTTCCGGGCGCTGCAATGATGCCGCCCGGTCCCTTTGACAAATCCCGAAAGAGTTATTTCTACAACCCACGCCTTCCAAGAAGATTTGAACTGGCGGATGCAGAATACTTCTACAACTACATATACAATCGCTGGTTCCGCGGCGCGGCTGTTCATGAGGCATATCCGGGTCATCATCTTCAGCTGTCAATCGCGAATAATCATCCTTCGATCGTGCGCAGGGGATTTCGTACGTATTTCTTTGTTGAAGGCTGGGCGCTTTACTGCGAAGAGATTATGGCGACAAGCGGTCTTTATGAAGATACGATCGGTGCACTCATCAACGCCCTGGAGGGAGTGAGGTACCGTGCGGCACGTATCATCGTCGATGTTAGTCTACAGACCGGTGTTTTCAGTTATGAAGATGCCTTGCGCTTCCTAGCTGAAACTTTCGGCGGCAGCGAGGCCTATTACGCCCGGGAGGTGAAGCGATATATCAGTAACCCGATACAGCCATCGAGTTATCTCGTTGGTAAATTGCTGATTATTGATCTCATCGAAGAGTGCAAGGAATTGCGGGGTGATGATTTTGACTTGAAGAACTTCCACGACGAGCTGCTGAGCCATGGATCGATCCCGCTTGAGTTGCACAGAATACTTATGCTGGGAGGCATTTAG